From a single Sediminibacterium sp. KACHI17 genomic region:
- the secA gene encoding preprotein translocase subunit SecA, with product MLKLFSKLFGSSKSEKDVQQIMPIIQKINQFYEQYQQLTNDELRNKTQEFKQRIQSYLTDIDKEIANKKQEAESLPENEIHNRDTIYQQVDKLKKERDKKIEEILAQIQPEAFAVVKETARRFKENPEMVSTATALDRELSVKKEHIRIEGDKSIFKNTWTAAGGTVTWNMVHYDVQLIGGSVLHQGKIAEMATGEGKTLVSTLPAYLNALAGEGVHIVTVNDYLARRDSEWNGPIFEWLGLKVDCIDKHEPSTESRRNAYLADITYGTNNEFGFDYLRDNMVHSPQEMVQRKHHFAMVDEVDSVLIDDARTPLIISGPIGHNTGEQQFFELKPRIEKLVEAQKKAVNQFLNEAKKKIAEGNDDPKDGGLALFRAHRGLPKNSALIKFLSEPGMRVKLQKAENYYLADQQREMPKADEELYFYIDEKNNSVELTDKGIQLITKAGEDTQFFVLPDISVSLSTIDKNEGVSAEEKLHQKEQVINDYSVKADRIHTVHQLLKAYTLFDKDVEYVVMDGSVKIVDEQTGRILDGRRYSDGLHQAIEAKENVKIEAATQTYATVTLQNYFRMYHKLGGMTGTAETEAAEFWDIYKLDVVAIPTNVTAIRKDEQDLVYKTKREKFGAVIEEVVKLRDAGRPVLVGTTSVEVSELLSRMLRQKQIPHNVLNAKQHAREAQVVAEAGLAGAITIATNMAGRGTDIKLGPGVKEAGGLAILGTERHESRRVDRQLRGRAGRQGDPGSSQFFVSLEDDLMRMFGSDRIAKIMDFAGYKEGEVIQHSMITKSIERAQKKVEENNFGIRKRLLEYDDVMNKQRTVVYTKRSHALFGDRLALDLDNAFYAVAEDLVNSFKEQNDHEGFRLAVIVNFGIDPSITAEELAKLSEQQLTEKLYLEAVTNYDRKKQEIMTQAIPVFKNIRQQQGNHIENVIVPFTDGRKGMQVLANMEKTLNSNGAELVNALEKTVTLALIDDAWKEHLRAMDDLKQSVQTATYEQKDPLVIYKMEAYNIFKKMDSEVNVNIVQFLCHAGIPLNDGEEVREGRQQKTDLSKLSTTKEDMDAPPTENDYYDPTPVKQQPVVTGPKIGRNDPCPCGSGKKYKACHGKDL from the coding sequence ATGTTGAAACTTTTTTCAAAATTATTCGGAAGTAGTAAAAGTGAAAAGGATGTGCAGCAGATCATGCCCATCATCCAAAAAATAAATCAATTCTACGAACAATATCAGCAGTTGACCAATGATGAACTGCGTAATAAGACACAAGAGTTCAAACAACGTATTCAGTCTTATCTAACAGATATCGACAAAGAAATCGCGAATAAAAAACAGGAAGCAGAAAGCTTGCCTGAAAATGAGATCCATAATAGAGATACCATTTATCAGCAGGTAGATAAACTGAAGAAGGAAAGAGATAAAAAAATCGAAGAGATACTGGCTCAGATCCAACCTGAAGCTTTTGCTGTGGTAAAAGAAACAGCAAGACGTTTCAAAGAAAACCCGGAAATGGTGTCTACGGCAACCGCATTGGACAGAGAGCTAAGTGTCAAGAAAGAGCATATCCGTATTGAAGGCGATAAAAGTATTTTCAAGAATACCTGGACAGCAGCGGGCGGTACGGTTACCTGGAACATGGTGCATTATGATGTTCAGCTGATTGGTGGTAGTGTTTTACACCAAGGTAAAATCGCTGAGATGGCTACGGGTGAGGGTAAAACCTTGGTGTCAACCTTACCTGCTTATCTGAATGCACTTGCCGGAGAAGGGGTACATATTGTTACCGTGAACGATTATCTGGCTCGTCGTGATAGTGAATGGAATGGTCCTATTTTCGAATGGCTGGGATTGAAAGTGGATTGTATCGACAAACATGAACCAAGTACAGAATCCAGACGCAATGCATATCTCGCAGACATCACTTATGGTACCAATAATGAATTTGGTTTTGATTATCTGCGGGATAACATGGTGCATTCTCCACAGGAAATGGTACAACGCAAACACCATTTTGCGATGGTGGATGAAGTCGATTCAGTATTGATCGATGATGCTCGTACACCTTTAATCATTTCAGGTCCGATCGGACATAATACCGGCGAGCAGCAATTCTTTGAGCTGAAGCCAAGGATCGAAAAATTGGTAGAGGCGCAGAAAAAAGCAGTGAATCAATTTTTAAATGAGGCAAAAAAGAAAATAGCTGAGGGCAATGATGATCCGAAAGATGGCGGATTGGCTTTATTCCGTGCGCATCGTGGTTTGCCGAAGAATAGTGCACTCATTAAGTTCCTGAGTGAGCCCGGTATGCGTGTGAAGTTGCAGAAAGCAGAGAATTATTATCTCGCAGATCAGCAAAGAGAAATGCCAAAAGCAGATGAAGAACTCTATTTCTACATCGATGAAAAAAACAATTCAGTTGAGCTGACCGATAAGGGTATTCAATTGATCACGAAAGCAGGTGAAGACACACAATTCTTTGTGTTACCGGATATCAGCGTATCACTTTCCACCATTGATAAAAATGAAGGGGTAAGCGCAGAAGAAAAATTACACCAGAAAGAACAAGTGATCAATGATTACTCTGTGAAAGCTGATCGTATCCATACTGTTCATCAATTATTAAAAGCGTACACCTTATTCGACAAGGATGTTGAGTACGTTGTTATGGATGGCTCTGTAAAGATCGTTGATGAACAAACAGGTCGTATCCTGGATGGTCGTCGTTATTCGGATGGATTACATCAGGCTATCGAGGCAAAAGAAAATGTGAAGATCGAAGCGGCTACGCAAACCTATGCAACAGTTACACTCCAGAATTATTTCAGGATGTATCATAAGTTGGGTGGTATGACCGGTACCGCTGAAACTGAAGCTGCAGAATTTTGGGATATCTATAAACTCGATGTAGTAGCTATTCCTACCAACGTGACCGCCATTCGAAAAGATGAGCAGGACCTGGTATATAAGACCAAGCGTGAAAAATTTGGTGCAGTAATTGAAGAAGTGGTAAAACTGCGTGATGCAGGTCGCCCGGTACTAGTGGGTACTACATCCGTAGAAGTGAGTGAGTTATTGAGCAGAATGTTGCGCCAGAAACAAATACCTCACAATGTATTGAACGCAAAACAACATGCCCGTGAAGCACAGGTTGTTGCTGAAGCAGGATTGGCCGGTGCCATTACCATTGCTACCAACATGGCGGGTCGTGGTACAGATATCAAACTCGGACCGGGTGTGAAAGAAGCAGGTGGATTGGCCATTCTGGGTACTGAGCGACATGAGTCTCGTCGTGTAGACAGACAGCTGAGAGGTCGTGCGGGTCGTCAAGGTGATCCGGGGTCATCTCAATTCTTTGTATCTCTTGAAGATGATCTGATGCGTATGTTCGGTAGCGATCGTATTGCCAAGATCATGGACTTTGCAGGTTATAAAGAAGGAGAAGTGATCCAGCATAGCATGATCACCAAATCTATTGAACGTGCTCAGAAAAAAGTAGAAGAAAACAACTTTGGTATTCGTAAGCGATTGCTGGAGTATGATGATGTAATGAATAAACAAAGAACAGTTGTTTATACGAAGAGAAGTCATGCATTGTTTGGTGATAGACTTGCACTGGATCTGGATAATGCTTTTTATGCAGTGGCAGAAGATCTGGTGAATTCTTTCAAAGAGCAGAATGATCATGAAGGATTCAGACTGGCAGTGATCGTGAATTTTGGAATTGATCCATCTATTACTGCTGAAGAATTAGCTAAACTCTCTGAACAGCAACTGACCGAAAAGTTATACCTCGAAGCAGTTACGAACTATGACAGGAAGAAGCAGGAGATCATGACACAAGCCATTCCTGTATTTAAAAATATTCGTCAACAGCAAGGCAATCATATTGAAAATGTGATCGTACCATTTACCGATGGAAGAAAAGGCATGCAGGTATTGGCGAACATGGAAAAAACACTCAATAGCAATGGCGCTGAGTTGGTAAATGCTTTAGAGAAAACCGTTACACTAGCACTCATCGATGATGCGTGGAAAGAACATCTGCGTGCCATGGATGATCTCAAACAGAGTGTACAAACAGCAACCTATGAGCAGAAAGATCCGCTGGTGATCTATAAAATGGAAGCTTACAATATCTTCAAGAAAATGGACAGTGAAGTAAATGTCAACATTGTTCAGTTCTTATGTCATGCAGGTATTCCTTTGAATGATGGGGAAGAAGTGCGTGAAGGACGTCAACAAAAGACGGATCTGAGTAAGCTCAGCACTACCAAAGAAGATATGGATGCACCACCTACTGAGAACGATTATTATGATCCTACACCTGTTAAGCAGCAGCCCGTTGTTACAGGACCCAAAATAGGACGCAATGATCCTTGTCCGTGTGGAAGCGGTAAGAAATACAAAGCCTGTCACGGTAAAGACTTATAA
- the deoC gene encoding deoxyribose-phosphate aldolase, producing MLALNQYIDHTILKSTTLIADIEKLCAEARQYDFAAVCVPPNFVKKAKSLLEGTAVKVATVIGFPFGYSAVEAKIAETVLAMVDGADELDVVVNISAIKNGDWVYLANEINHIMPVIKSKNKIIKIIIESGVLTDDEIIKCCELYGVAGIDYLKTSTGYAEKGATIEAVKLFRLHLPEHVQIKASGGIRDHVFAQQLIDAGATRLGCSASVAIVQGAKGGSDY from the coding sequence ATGTTGGCACTGAATCAGTACATTGATCACACCATTCTTAAATCCACTACACTGATAGCTGATATAGAAAAGCTTTGTGCTGAAGCAAGGCAATACGATTTTGCAGCAGTCTGTGTACCGCCCAACTTTGTTAAAAAAGCCAAATCTCTGTTGGAAGGTACTGCTGTTAAAGTAGCAACTGTCATTGGTTTCCCTTTCGGTTATTCGGCAGTAGAAGCAAAGATTGCAGAAACCGTTTTAGCGATGGTGGATGGTGCCGATGAGTTGGATGTGGTAGTAAATATTTCTGCCATTAAGAATGGAGATTGGGTCTATCTCGCGAATGAGATCAATCATATCATGCCTGTGATCAAGAGTAAAAATAAGATCATAAAGATTATTATAGAAAGCGGGGTATTAACAGATGATGAGATCATTAAATGTTGTGAATTGTATGGGGTAGCGGGAATTGATTACTTGAAAACTTCCACGGGGTACGCAGAAAAAGGAGCCACGATCGAAGCAGTAAAATTATTCCGCCTACATCTACCAGAACATGTGCAGATCAAAGCTTCGGGCGGCATCAGAGACCATGTGTTTGCCCAGCAGTTGATCGACGCGGGTGCTACCAGATTAGGTTGCAGTGCCAGCGTTGCCATTGTGCAAGGGGCAAAAGGCGGTAGCGACTATTGA
- a CDS encoding SPOR domain-containing protein, translated as MRIVLFLFWMGWMHFAQASDSIIVRKDQRLDLLTAKQAQINKRSAMMTSNGQYKGYRIQVISTTNRDQAFKVKTELLSRFPDQKSYTSYQSPLFKVRIGNFLKKEDAEQFRKTLNRFYPKGVYVVEDVIEYTITDDEDLLQ; from the coding sequence ATGCGTATTGTATTGTTTTTGTTTTGGATGGGATGGATGCATTTCGCACAGGCATCAGATTCGATCATTGTAAGAAAAGATCAGCGTTTAGATCTGCTTACTGCCAAACAAGCGCAGATCAATAAACGTTCTGCAATGATGACCAGCAATGGACAGTATAAAGGATATCGCATACAAGTGATCAGTACTACCAACAGAGATCAGGCATTTAAAGTCAAAACTGAGTTGTTGAGTCGATTCCCTGATCAGAAAAGCTACACTTCTTATCAATCGCCTTTATTCAAAGTTCGGATCGGTAATTTTTTAAAGAAGGAAGACGCAGAACAATTCAGAAAAACATTGAATCGCTTTTATCCCAAAGGAGTATATGTAGTTGAAGATGTCATCGAGTACACAATAACCGATGATGAAGACCTCCTGCAATAA
- a CDS encoding M20 family metallopeptidase: MLQEKIKTLAQQYASEFIAVRSHLHAHPELSYQEFNTSAFVQNKLKEIGITFTVMATTGVVGVIQGKNPESRVIALRADMDALPIQEENDRPYRSKNDGVMHACGHDVHTSILLGAAKILHELRDSWEGTVKLLFQPGEEKNPGGASYMIRDGALQNPTPQGIIGLHVHPGLETGKLSFRKGRVMASADEIYMTIKGKGGHAASPNLTADTVLIASHLIVSLQQIISRNKNPLSPSVLSICSIQGGHTTNVIPSEVKLMGTFRAMDEEWRFKAHDLIRKNAVGLVESMGGEIDLHIDIGYPTVDNDPAFTATAWQQADVFMGKENVLETEMRMGAEDFGYYTQVIPGCFFRLGVRNEAKGIVHNVHTPLFDIDERAIEIGMGNMAWLGATVG, translated from the coding sequence ATGCTGCAAGAAAAAATAAAAACATTAGCACAGCAATACGCATCGGAATTCATTGCGGTTCGTTCGCATTTACATGCACATCCGGAATTAAGCTATCAGGAATTCAATACTTCCGCATTTGTTCAAAATAAATTGAAAGAGATCGGCATCACATTCACTGTAATGGCAACTACCGGAGTAGTAGGAGTCATACAAGGAAAAAATCCGGAAAGCCGTGTGATCGCCTTGCGTGCCGATATGGATGCATTGCCTATTCAAGAAGAGAATGATCGTCCTTATCGCTCAAAAAATGACGGAGTGATGCATGCCTGTGGTCATGATGTGCATACTTCCATCTTATTAGGCGCGGCCAAGATCTTACATGAATTACGCGATAGCTGGGAAGGCACTGTTAAACTTTTGTTCCAACCCGGAGAGGAAAAGAATCCCGGGGGAGCCAGTTATATGATACGTGATGGGGCATTGCAAAATCCTACACCTCAAGGTATTATTGGATTACATGTTCATCCGGGATTGGAAACCGGCAAGCTGAGTTTCAGAAAAGGAAGAGTGATGGCCAGTGCTGATGAAATTTATATGACCATCAAAGGCAAAGGTGGACATGCAGCTTCTCCCAACTTAACTGCTGATACCGTTTTGATCGCTTCCCATTTGATTGTAAGTCTGCAACAAATTATTTCGCGAAATAAAAATCCTTTGTCTCCTTCTGTTTTATCGATTTGCTCCATTCAGGGTGGACATACAACCAATGTGATACCTAGTGAAGTAAAGCTCATGGGTACATTCAGAGCAATGGATGAAGAGTGGCGTTTCAAAGCACATGATTTGATTCGTAAAAATGCTGTGGGATTGGTAGAATCAATGGGTGGTGAGATCGATCTACATATTGATATCGGATATCCTACTGTGGATAATGATCCAGCTTTCACAGCAACAGCTTGGCAACAAGCTGATGTATTCATGGGGAAAGAAAATGTACTGGAAACTGAGATGAGAATGGGAGCGGAAGATTTTGGTTATTATACTCAGGTTATTCCTGGATGCTTTTTCAGATTGGGTGTACGTAATGAAGCAAAAGGGATTGTTCATAATGTACACACACCATTGTTTGATATAGATGAGCGTGCCATAGAAATTGGCATGGGCAATATGGCTTGGTTGGGAGCGACTGTCGGCTAG
- a CDS encoding ORF6N domain-containing protein, giving the protein MRAQKVILDFDLALLYAVQTKYLKKSGRRNIERFPTDFMFELTQQEYHFLRTQFASLENGKGNHSKYPSDFIYIVFCTPIPQMVRPGNRNLK; this is encoded by the coding sequence CTGCGAGCGCAGAAGGTAATTCTTGATTTTGATCTGGCTTTATTATATGCAGTGCAAACAAAGTATTTGAAAAAATCTGGCAGACGTAATATTGAACGATTCCCTACTGATTTCATGTTTGAGTTAACACAGCAGGAATACCATTTTCTAAGGACACAATTTGCGTCCTTAGAAAATGGTAAGGGAAATCATAGTAAATACCCGTCGGATTTTATTTATATTGTATTTTGCACCCCAATCCCCCAAATGGTCCGGCCAGGGAACCGGAACCTGAAGTGA